The stretch of DNA TGCCAAAGCCAGACTGTAAGCCCAAACCCTACGTGGATAAATTATTTGCCAGGTAAAGTTGATGGGAACCTGTATCAGTGAAAAGCTCTGCTGGCCAGGATCCTTTTACAGGATCTGGTCCCTGGAGAACATCTTCTTGGGCCAGGCCCTGTCCTTTCCATGTACAGTGCCCAGGCTTTTGCAGGCAGCAAGAAGTGATAAAGAAAAATTAGATCTGGCTGGAGAAAAATGTTCCCGTGGGAAATTTTGACTTTTTTGTCAAAAACTTTGGTGCGTTTCTTATTTTAGCCCCCAATAAGCATGAATAGGAACAAAGATTCAGTTTTGGCAGTGGGAATGGGCTTACCAAAGGAAACACCCAAATTTTCAAGCAAAGCAGACACATTCtgtcatttttctctctgtttgaaAACCCAATTttccgggaaaaaaaaaaaagagcaattcagtgaaaaaaattttGTCCAGTTCTCACACCACTGGCTGGGGCAAATTCAGCTAATTTGGCTAATTCACCTGCACCTTCACCGCTGCTGCTAAGAAGGGTCTCACCTTCTTTGGCTTCACTTTCTCAACTATTTGAAGATCATTTCATAGTGTGGCTGACAACATCACCATCAACAGCCATGGATTTTTTCACTGCTTGTGCCCAGCCTCTGCCTGTCGAAGGCTGAATCCATGGCCTTTGGGTGACCGCAAAGCCTGACTTCTCTCTGGATTTGGGAGAGAAACCAGGGTGGGCTGATGGTCACGAGCAAGTGGGTGGGAGCTGAATGGCATTATTGTGATCTTTATCTGGGGGGATTGTTCCGGGCAGCGTAGGCCTGGCAGGGCAATGGAGTCGCTTAGTTGTGGTTCGTGTTGCAGAATGATAGGTATGGACCTAGGGGATTCTGCAGTAAAAATGGACTCAGGAATAGTGTTTTATAGCAACTTTATCCCTGCAAAGCATTCACTTCCCAATAAATTGTgatgaaaggagaaaaagctCTCAGTGATTTCTATTGCAAACATTTGACATAGCTAGAACAACTGTGCATGATCTGAAATGAAAAGCCTGGTATAAAGTCGCATGCTTTACTGGAAACTGGGAACATGTTTCCTTTTCATTGGAAGTAAATTGGAAGTGAGAAAGGTATTAAGTGCCACAAGGCCAGTGGAGCAACTGAACAGAAGCATTTTCAGGAGCATTTAAGAGCTCTGCAACCCTCAGTAAGACCAAGGGTCCAACAGTGAACCTGGGCATCCTGACATCACACTgagatgatatatatatatatgttttatacatatatatatatattcatttatttatgatTGCACAGCATTGCTGACAGCGATaactctcttagtgggaacctgtCCCCACCCGTGAAACGGGACTGCTGAACCTAACTGCTGGTGACGGTGTAGCGCCGGGCACGCACCGGAGGGCCGCGGGGGGAGTTTGGCTGTGGGGGGAAATATCCCGCTTCGCTGGCCCAGCTGTGGAGTCCCTTCGCCAGGAGCCAGGCTGTGCTGCGCAGAGGGACCCCGCAGCTGACGGAAGAAAAGCAAAGCCGGCGACTTTCGACGCGCCAGCACGCTTAAAGATCCGGAATCCccgggccaaaaaaaaaaaaaagcacttgctgggcggcggctcccgggagGGCggaggggcagggagaagggcccggggcaggggccggggctcccgccggggccggcggcgcaggGACCCGGCTcgccccgccggggcgggcggctcggccccgcggcgTTAGTGAGAAGCTCGGCGGTGGCTCCGCTCCAGCCGCTGCCGGGCAGCGGAGATAAATCACGACTCGGCGCTGTTTACACATCCGAGCGGCACTTACCGCCTTCACCCCGGGCTCTGGGAAATGGCATTTCCCCGCCGCTTAaccccccgctgcccgccgccccggagCCGCTCCCGCTCCGCCCCGACGTGAGCGCGGCGCAAGCGGGACCGAGCCGCAGCCCGGCGGGCAGCGGAGGCTCCCGGGCCGTCCTGCCGtgccctccggccccgccgcggggtaGAGCATCTCCCCGGCGGGGCCAGGCACCGGCACCCTCCCCCGGCAGGCCAGGAGACCGCGGTCCCGCCGGGgctcccaccgccgccgcccgcgtGTGCCCCGGTGCTACCGGGCTGCAGggccgggccccggggagccccgaGCCAGATAGTCCCTGGCCGCTGCCAGGCTTGGCTTTGCCTCGGTGTTAAGGCGCAGGCGAAGAAATTGAACTCTCTACAAGGGACACATCTGATtgtgatttgggggaaaaaatggaaaagcaagaaaaaaaaaaaaaaaagcccaaccccAAACCCGACTGCTCGGCGAGGTTTTTCCTACCGGCGGAGCTGAAAATGTTTTGGAAGACGGGGCCGTGTTTTCCGTGTAAACAAGGCGGCTGCGGGTGcgagggggatgcagggggaggcgctccggccgcggccgccggggctggGGGTGTCCCGGCGCTGCGAAGAGCTCCGGACCGAGCCCGGGGGAGGCAGCCGAATACCCGGGACCAGCGACGAGGCGGTGGCGAGAACGGATCAAACATAAACCGTGGCGAAGAGAGGACCGGGGTCCGGGACGCTAAGGGAGCCCGGGGGAGTAGGGGACGGAGGGGGCGAAAGCTCGGGGGATCCGTCGGCGGTATTTGCAGGGGTGCGGGGGACAGCTGCACCCAAACTCCTCTGCCACCCCGGTCAGAGGCGAGGGCTGCCCAGTCTCCGCCGGGGGAACAGATTGGGGCTCATTTACCGCCAGGACGGCGCGGCTTTCTCGCCCGAGACGGAGCGAACCGGCTCGTTCCCGGAGCGCGCTGCTGTTTCTCATTTGGCCTTGGGGCTCGTTCAAGTGCCGCCACCCTGCAGCCCGCCTGGCTCGGCCGTGCTGCCGCAGGAGCGCAAccgcccccgcgcccggcgctgcgCAGCCCCGGGACGCGCggagctgctgcccggcgcccgcGGCTCCAAAGGCGCTGCACGTCCAGCGACACGAGCTGCAGGCTTTGCTGAACCGCCCTCCCCAGCGCTCgccctctttctccctccaagAAGGATCAGATCCTGCCCGCCCGTCTAGCTACACCAGCCCCGGAGCCTCCAAAGCGAGCTGCAGGGCTTTGCCGCCGTGCCCCGAGCCGGTGTCCCGGGGAAAAGAGCAGCGCTCCTGCGAGCTGCGGGCTCTCCGGACCTCAGTCCCCTTCGGTGCGCTCCCGGGACCCTTCCACCCTCCCAGCCGGCAGTGTGTGTCCCGGGCAGGGATACCCTTCCTAGCGAGCCACGGTCCTCAGCGCTTCTCTAGGCTTCTTCGCGCTAAAACTGCCTTCCCTGGCCCCTTGCTGTCCCCTCTCCCCCGTCCTGAGCTCCCAAGTCTCTTGGTGTCCCCTGCCCTGCGCTTCCGAGTTGCTCGGTGTTCCCTGCTCCGCACTCCAGAGACCCTTGATGTCGTCGACCCTGCGCCCCCCTGTCCCTCGGTGTCCCctgctctgcactctgatgtccCTTGGTGTCGTCGACTCTGCGCTCCCGAGTGCCTCAGTGTCTCCTGCCCTGCGCTCCCGAGTCCCTCGGTGTCCCCTGCTGCCCCTCAGGATCCCTTGGTGTCCTCGTCAGTACACTCCTGGGTGCCTCGATGTCCCTTACCCTGCGCTCCCGAGTCCCTCGGTGTCCCTTGTCCTGCGCTTACGAGTCCCTTGATATCCCCTGCTCAGCGCTTCTGGGTCCCTTGATGTCCCCTCCCTTGCCCTACACTTCTGGATACCTCAGTGTCCTCGACCTGTCCTGCTTTCCGTGTCCCTGGATGTTCCTGCGCTTCTCTTCGTGTCCCCGAATGCCCTCCTGCCCTGAGCTCCGTGTCCCTTAACGTCCCCTGCCGTGCGCTTCTGGGTCCTTTGGGGTCCGCTGCCTTGCCCCGCACTTCCGAGCACCTCAGTGCCCTCGCCCTGTCCTGCACCCCCGTGTGCCTGGGTGCCCTGCCCCGCGCCCGGGTCCCCGGCGGTGCCTGCACCGAGCGCTGCCCCGGAGCGGGGACTCACCCACGCACTCGTTGGCCTCCCGGGCCGTCGCCCTCTGCCAGGGCCGGTCGTAGTGGAAGGGCTTGCAGCGGTCGCACTCGGGGCCGGCCGTGTTGTGCTTGCAGTCGCACACCAGGTTGTCGTCGCGGTCGCGGACGCAGCGCGACGCGTGGCCGTTGCACTTGCAGCGGCCGCCGACCTGCAGGTCGGACACGGCGTAGAAGTAGGAGTCGCGGGCGAGCTCGGAGTCGTCCTCGTTCTCGTCGCCGAAGGTGTGGAGGCGGCTGAAGGTCACCTTGATGTCGGTGGCCGTGACCCAGTCCTGCAGCACGGGCGAGTTGTCGAAGTCGTGGGCCGTGGGGCGGCCGTCCAGGGTGCTGAAGGCGATGAGGCCGCCGGAGAGGGGCCGCATGTCGGTGTGCGAGTCGGTGCAGATGGCCTCCTGCTCGTTCTGCTTGGTGATGGTGGCGCGGCTGGGCTTGTTGTACATCTTGCGGCACTGCGTGGAGTAGAACTGGAAGGGCACCCAGGTCTTCCCGTAGTCCATGGACTTGTAGATGGCCATGGACTCGGGGCGCGGCGAGCAGAACTGCAGGCTCACGTAGGTCACCTCGAACTTCTTGCcgagggacagggtgagggtgacattgtGCGGGTACTGCACGTAGCTGTCGGACTGCCAGCACGTCAGGTTGTGCGGGTTGTTGAGGTCGGTGAGGAAGGAGGGCGGGTGGGCGCGCTTGGGGTCGGAGGCGTTGCAGAGGTGGCAGGAGCGGACCTGCTCCTCGCCCTTCTCCGTGACCACGCAGTACCGCGACGGCGGCTTCCCGCAGGTGCTCGACACCTTCACCTCCTTGCCGAAGGCCGAGTTGACGAAGTCGGGGATGCAGCGGCGGGGCAGCCCGTGCTCGTCGTAGCAGGGGTCGGGCTGCGCCGTCTGCACGGCGAACATGCTCATGCCGTGGTAGCCGCCGCGCAGCGGCTGCGCCAGCCAcgccgccgccagcagcagggcgagcggcgcctccgcgccccTCCGCGGCATCCTGCGGCCGCCGACCTGCGCGACAACACAGAGAGGGGCGGGCGGTGAGCGGGGCGGAAAGTGCCCGCCGAGCGCTCCGCGGCGGGAGGGCAGCGCggagccccggggcgctgccgcggcgcgggggcccgcgggggccgcgccgggctctaccgcgccgctccgcggggcaACTTGGCGgacggcgccggggcggcggcggcaggacgcGGCGCGCGGCTCACGGAGCCCGGAGCATTCCCCGCCCCGGAGCCAGCCCCGCGGAGAAAGGGAGATCGCGGCGGCGACAGCACCACAAAAGTGCCGCTGGCGGCGGGGCTGGGTCCCGCCTGCCTCCCGCCCCGGCTCTCGCACGGAGAATGACTGGCGGTCCCAGCCCCCGCCGCGTTTGAGGTCATGCTAAAGGAGTGACATTGCGCTCAAGGAACAGAACAACGACATCCACTGGCGGCTCAGCCAGAGACACGCACaggcgtcgggggggggggggatgggagcgGACACGGAGCCTAGCCGAGGGGGGGGCGGCGCCCCAACACCGCGGTGATGGGCGCCAGCGCCATCGCGGGGCTCCCGAGCTACGAGTCGAGCCGCCCCAACGAAGCGGGGAAGGGGGCacctttccccccgcccccctcagtcccctctccccccagACCTCACGGTGAGTCTCCCCGCCCCGGGGGTTTGTCCTGGCTGCTCTGCCCCGACGgcaggctggggcaggccagggCTGTCAGCGCTCCAACACCGGAAAGGCTCCGTGGGCAtgagaaggggagaggggaacCTGTGGCTCGGAGCCCCTCAGGGTTCCCAGATACCTGTCGGGACGCCGAGGGGACAGGATCGGGCCCCCTCCCAGATCGTCCTGGACTGGGCTCTGCTGACCTCCCCTTCTCTGCCTGTGCCCGTGTCAGATCTGCCCTGACCCCGCAGCACGGCGGCATCTGCTCGCCAGCGCTGCGCCAGGTCGCAGGGAGAGATTCCGGCCGAGACCCGGCGCGGCAATCGGGGACAGAGCCCCCGCCAAGGGCAATGTCCGGAGCCGGGGACCCCGCTCCGTGCACGGCTCGGGTCCGAGGGGGCGCCCGGCCCGTCGGTCTCAGCCCAGCGCCTTCTCATCTGGGAAGGAAACCCCACTGCTGGGACACTTTCACGCGGGGAAGTTTCGCGTGTTTAGGTATGACACGGGAACAAAAACGCCCGGCGACCCCCCGGCAGATTTCAGAGCCGGGGAGGGAGGTTATGTCCGCCGAGGGGCGTTTTCCCGGTGCAACGAGTCGGTCACCGGGTCGCCCTGGGCGGGGGGGCACAGCCCCCGGCACACGGGCTGCGCGGCTCCTCTTTCCGCTCTCCCTCGGTTTGCACCTAGTCAGCGCTGCCGTCTGCGACGGGGAGGAAGGGGTTAACAGGCGGCACTTGTCCCGCACCCCGGGGCCGAGCCTCAAGCGCCTCCCAGCCCCCGGCTGCCCTTCCCGGCCGCACCACGGCTGCCCCCGGTGCAGAAGGGACCCCCGGAGAGGGCAGGCCGCTCCCCGACGGCCACCTCCCTTCGGCTCAGCTCCGCTTTCGACCCGGACGGCTTTGGCTTTGCTCTGGCTCCCTCCGGGGATCCCCCCCGAACCGCCAGCGACACCCGACcacccgctgccccggcgggtcccggagcggggccgggatcCCGGGAGCGGCGGAGCATCCCGGTGAGACGGAGCGGGAGGGAGCAGCGGGGGTTTCTCTTCTCCCGGGCTCCCTGCTCGCCCGCTCCCTTGCCCGCTCGCCCTTGATTAAAAGGGCACTTTTATTTTTCCAACGGAGGTGCCCTTTCTCGGAGGGCTGCCCATACGCTGTCACTCAAGCTGCCGGGCCCTGgcacggcggcgcggccccctccTCGGCGAgccccggcggggctgccggCCGGCCCGAGGGGACGGGGCTGCCTGGGCAGTGGCGAGCTCCGCGCCggcctcctgccccctcccctccgcccGCCCCTCTCCCCCTCTTTGAATTCCTTGCCACCGAGCTGAATAAAAGTGGTTGTTGTAAATTGAATTAGTGCCTGATTAATCTGCTCCCGGGCCTGCTAGCCCAGCGGGGCGTCTTTGGCAATGCAACCGCCTTCCCTGCAGGGCAGCGGGGCTCCGCAGCCTCCCTGCCCCCAtctctccccccagccccccaccggcagccccgcggctgccgggATTTGTTAACTCTTCCCCGGGAAAAAGCCCCTCCGTCCTGCTCCCGACGCCCTCGCAGCTCCGGCTCCTCGGCCTTCGCCAGAGGGAGAGGTGTGTGTTGAGGGGGGATGCGATCGGCCCGGCACTGGGGGGGATCGCAGTCCTCGCTGCTCTCACTGAGCCATCCAGGGACACAAATGCACCCGCGCACACTCGGGCATAGACAggcggcacccccccccccccaacacacacacacaccggtcCCGGTGTAACCCAACTCCGCTGCATGCTCCGCACAGCCTCTGCTCCGTGCGGAGGTTTCCTCTCCGCTCTttaattgcagccctatttgcaGCAGAGAGAGGTTGCGAGACAGCCCCGGTGCTCCCCGTCCCGTTATGGGGGGCtcccacggcggggggggggttcagaccagaccctcccggagccgcccgggccaggccggggagggcagccggGCGCGGGGAGCCCTCGGGGTCGGCGCCGCCCGATGCGGGCTCCCCCAGCGCCGGCTTCGCCGCTCCGAGCGGCGCTCGGGCCCGGCTGCGCGGGCACCGCGGCTTGTGGGCAGGTGCGGGCTGTTCCTCCGCGGCCTGCCGACGCCTTGCAGGTGACAGAGCCGTGGGGGCACCTGCGGGATGCTGCCACCGTGGCCGGTGCGTCCCGTCGTGCCGCTGGTGCACGGTCCCCCGGGAGAGCGCACACCGTGGAGCTCCAGCACCGCAGGTGCCGCGCTGCAGCCGAGGATCGCGTTGCCCAGACGGACGCGTTGGAGCGGTGTATCGGGGTCGCGCCGGCGGCTCCAGGGGCTCTGGGCGTGCTCCgcgcccccgtccccgtcccgcggggctccgcgcctcCGCCGAGCCGGACTGTGTCCTCCTCGGGGGCTTTGCACGTCCCTCTGCCCGGGGGAAACAGGGGACTGAAGGCGGCACGGGCAGAGCCGGGcgggggagcagagctggccgtgggggctgcaggggtTCCCTAGGGTTGAGCCGCCTCTGCACCCCCCGGCTCCACGGGAGGCAGGCGCAGCACTGGGCACCCCAAAGCCGAGCTAAGGGACTCCCCTTCGAGGTGCCTGCGCTGGGCATTCACGCAGCCCCGCTCGCCGTCGCCTCTGCCGCGCCATGGACTCCCGCAGCCGCCTCGGAGCCGAGCATCGCAGCGTCGTTTCTGAGCCACCCGCACTGTCCGCCCGGCGCTTCTCCTCCAGCCCGGGCTTCCCACGCGTGTCCGAGGCCAGATCTCCCCCGCGGGGGGCACCGTCCGCCCGCGACCCGGGGGAAAAGCTCCCTGCGGTTCTGCCCCGGCGAGCGGCCGTGCGGGGTGGCGGAAAGTCGGCATGAACGCGCTCCTCAGCCGGGTGCCGTTAGAGCCGGGGGGGTGCGGACGGGCCGCCCTGGAGGTTTGCTTCAGGTCGGAACGATGTGCAAAACCGTCAAATTAAATTCCCCTCGGTGGGCCGGGGCACAGCCAGGAACCGCCCGAGTGGTTCGCTGGCAGGGCGCAGGCAGCCGCGGGGAACCGCGGAGCCGTGCGGCGGAGGgacggggcggcccggcggccccgctccgaCAGAAGCAGGTGTCGCTCCCCAAGGGCAGCCGACAACTGGCTGGTTTGTCCCGGGGGAAGCGGGTTTTTGCCAGTCGATCGCAGGCACCGGCTGCCTCCCGTCCGCCGTGGCCGAGGCTGAGCCCGGTCGGAGCCCCCGACCACCGGCTGCCCCCTTCGCCGGGGACGGCCCGGTCCGGCCCCGGGagggccgccggggccccgctgcCCTACCCCGACGGGCCCAGGCGCGGAAGGGGGCTGAAATCTCGGCATTTCTTTAACCTCCGTGACAGATCCCAAAGGCGGCTCCTAAAAGCCGGCAGCGAGGGTTGTGGTCCCGCAAGGGACGGAGCCCGCCGCTGTCCCTCAGGGGGTGTCGGACACATGTCCCCGGGCCCCTCCAACCTGCACGGTTCTGAACCAACATTTTATCGACTCgcagaaaagaggggggaaagaacccttttttgttgtttgtttttaatcggCCGAACGCTAAACTCCCTGGCAAACTCGAAGTGCTGTTTAATCCCATTACCAGGGTGTTAATTTAACAAACATCCGGCGCTACCGACGAGCAAGGAGGGATCGTGCTCCCCGACTGCGGGGGCGCAAGCCGCGGCTCTCGACTCCGTCCTGCCCTTGTTTCTTCGTTTCTTCGGTATTTCACAACCCCCGGAGTTTGTAATGGCTCTTGCGGTCATTAACGTGATTTACTGAGGCTTTCCTCTAATTACCTCTCCCTCGAGCTATTAAATGCATGTAAGCTGCTCCGCAGGGACCGAGAGCGCAGCTCTCGGGACTCCGGTTCTCgaggctgcccgcccgcccgggcctgCGGGGTCGCGGCAGGGctccggcggcggccgggcccgagGGGTCGGTGGGGGCCGGAGGATGCTCGGGAGACGTGGCGGTTCCCTCCACCCCGGTTCGccctgctgctctgtttttcGTTTCCGACCATTAAACACAAGtcaggccgggcccggggcgggaGAGGTGGCAGCAGGTTAGCGCTGTCGGCTGACACCGGGGCTAGGAACAGGGTCCGGCCCGGGGGACCGTGTGTCCCGGGGTGCCCGGTCTGGCTGCGGGTGGGGACACGCAGCCCCTCGCGGCT from Apteryx mantelli isolate bAptMan1 chromosome 19, bAptMan1.hap1, whole genome shotgun sequence encodes:
- the NTN1 gene encoding netrin-1; translation: MPRRGAEAPLALLLAAAWLAQPLRGGYHGMSMFAVQTAQPDPCYDEHGLPRRCIPDFVNSAFGKEVKVSSTCGKPPSRYCVVTEKGEEQVRSCHLCNASDPKRAHPPSFLTDLNNPHNLTCWQSDSYVQYPHNVTLTLSLGKKFEVTYVSLQFCSPRPESMAIYKSMDYGKTWVPFQFYSTQCRKMYNKPSRATITKQNEQEAICTDSHTDMRPLSGGLIAFSTLDGRPTAHDFDNSPVLQDWVTATDIKVTFSRLHTFGDENEDDSELARDSYFYAVSDLQVGGRCKCNGHASRCVRDRDDNLVCDCKHNTAGPECDRCKPFHYDRPWQRATAREANECVACNCNLHARRCRFNMELYKLSGRKSGGVCLNCRHNTAGRHCHYCKEGFYRDLTKPISHRKACKECDCHPVGAAGQTCNQTTGQCPCKDGVTGITCNRCAKGYQQSRSPIAPCIKIPAAPPTTAASSTEEPADCDSYCKASKGKLKINMKKYCKKDYAVQIHILKAERNADWWKFTVNIISVYKQGSNRIRRGDQTLWIHSKDIACKCPKIKPMKKYLLLGNNEDSPDQSGIIADKTSLVIQWRDTWARRLRKFQQREKKGKCKKA